Below is a genomic region from Triticum dicoccoides isolate Atlit2015 ecotype Zavitan chromosome 5A, WEW_v2.0, whole genome shotgun sequence.
CAGTTCTCCGTCGACAACAGACTCATCTTAAGACAACCTCCTGTAGAGAATACATCATACTGGTGTATCACCTGGTCTGTGCAACCAATGCCAGAACCATACACATAGAAGAAGCATTGTTTCGCGGCATTGCCCGTCTAGTGTCAGCCCCATCCCTGGGCCTTTGCCGCTTTACCATTCTACCAAGATTCAATTCATCTCTTGAATCGTCAGCTACTAGTGTATTGCTGCGAACAGCGTTGCTTGATTACTTGGAAGTCTGTCTTAAATCTGTAATACAGCACCATTACTCTGTACCACCGTGGATGAAGCCCAGCATATGCTATATTCCCCAGGAGTTGAATTCTGAGCTGCTGTAATCCATGGGAATTGTGTGTACGCTGCTGTTGTCAGGTCCCTGATTGTGTTATTCTCACAATTTGAGAGAAGTTTATTAGATTTTTACACCAAACCTTTTGAGCCTGCTGTGTTGAGGTTTGGTTTTCATCATTATTCTAGTATGCATCCTGATATCCTGTATTCCTTTTCCATGCTTGTCATTTTCCATCCTCCGTGACAACAAAAGCCATGCATCGCTCTCCTTGGGTTGGAATTTCAAGGAGAAAATCATGCAAAATAGGATTCTCTCAAGGCGAAGGTGAAGATGAAAGGATGGCGATTCATTTGAGTGATGATAGACACAGCTATTACCAGTAGGCATCAGTTTCTGTCCATGTCCAAAACTGGAATCTAAATCCTTAAAAACTGGGTAGAATGTCGTTCAAGGATGAAGGATAGAATGTGATATGTTAGGATCTGATGAGACTGCACACTTACTACACATGGATGATATTGgttgttcttagggttccaggtaATCAACAAGCTAGCTAGGCTTATCAAACAATAATAAAGAGCCAAGGAATAAGATCCTCTTAGGTGTTGGCACCTCAAGGCTGGCATATGTGCATCAGCAATGTACAGTAGCTAGGTTAGGTCTTCGTGATCCACATGTCAATTTGGCAAAGAATAAGAatcgagtactccctccgtttgaaaaTAACTGACGTGGTTTTACTTCAAATTTGAACCGTTCGGAAATAACTGACGTGGTTTTACAGTACTGTTCAAATGTACTACTAGGCGCTTCCACACCTCTCCAGTAGCATTTCAAAAGTATTTGCTGCATCTCTGGCATATTCAGTTGTAGATAAAATGTAGCGGTGCTCTTTCTGTCAGCGTGCTACACATGTATACTTGAGAATTTATCCTTTTTCGGCAATGTCGGGTAACGTGCTAGATTGATCTGAAGAGCTGCACTACACATTCTTCTTGCAGGAGCCAAGGCTAGCCCTTGAGAGGGTGAGGAGCCAAGAATTGATGAAGAACCATAAGATCCTTGAGGAGCTAGCTATGGAGATTGCCACTACATAACACTAGCCTTTTCTTTCCAGGTGAAGAGCATCAAGGCAAATCTAGAGGATAAAGGATATCTCTATCAAGACATATATTCCATTCTTAAGTGCCCGGATGTTTGCGTCATGCGTTAAAACTGCAGATttggtttttttgaaaaaaacaccCTGGTAATATATATCTGACTTTATGTAGATGCTTGTACCACCATACATGTAGCAACTGTGTGGTGCCACATGCAgcacctctctctccctctctccgtaCTTTCCTTGCTTCGGCAGAGCTTTGTAGGAGGACCGATTCGGTGAGGATGTCAAAGAAAAAGCAAGGATGGCACCGTCGTCGGTATCGCGGCGCCTCATATCTGATACGGCCAGGCCGATGACGGTGATGGGCGTTTCTCAAAGCCCAAGCAGCTAAATCTTGAGAGAAAAAGCAGGCAAGTTGGACATATTCTGTGCTTGCAGATAAGGCAGTGTGAGTGATGAGAGATTGAGAGCTCTGTCGACGATGCTATTCTCTGAACCTGTGGCGACTCATCGCCGGTTAACCAGAAACAAGGTGAGCCTGAGGTTTCCTTACAAGCAAAGTATTGGCCGTACCATATCGGCATTCCGCGTCATTGTTGATACGGTTCTTGTTGTCGCACATCATCGACACGTTTTCACCATTGCAAGCTTCTGTTCATCTATACTTTCGTGAAACTGACAGGAGCACTGCCTTTCAATTAAGTAGAAACGAGTCCCTGAAAAAATGGGCAATTAAGTAGAAAAGAGTGACCTAGGTTGTTAAGTAAAAATCTTTTTTTAGTGCTCTTTGTTAAGTAAAAAGTAAAAACCGACAAGGACCAAGTTGTTCATCTGTTTGTAAACACATGAATTGCTTTtctgctttcctttttgaaaactcAAACGAGGAGAGAAATCTTGAAAAAAGGGGGGAAAATCTGCCTTGGAATTTCGTACTGAAATTTCATCCCATTGGCTTGGGCGTTTTGAGATAGTATGCATGAGGACAATATCGATGATGAGATTCATATTCCGACCTTCTTACTTTCCGGATTTCTACCCGATGCACTGATAGTATGCATGAGCCAATTATAAGATTGACCACCCCTTCTAAGTCTTAATTAGTTCTCCTGATGATTAAGTAGTTGCCTGCATGTAGTACGTGCAAGCTTAAAAACAGCCAATAGATAGATCGATTTCAAAAGCAGGACCTCTCCATAGGCATATATACGAGATTCCCTCTAGCTAGGTCAACACTTACAAAATCGATCGGATTATTCCAGTCGCGTGTTTGGCTCCATGTTGATCAGAACCAACACGGTTCCACGCGTGCATTATCTAATCTGATCTCCTCTTGGGTACCAACCAATATGCTTTTGAACAAACCAATGGCGCCAATGCCAGGCATGCTATGCTAGCTAGGAGCTTTCATTTATTTTTTCTAGGGAAATCCAaattgctctttgtgcaatgttaaAGATGGCTGCTAGATCACACTGGTCTGTTCCAAACACTTCCTGATCTTACTTGCACTGGATATtccaacccatgcatgcatgaaggaCACCCTAGCTAGTGCATAGAAAGAAACACTTCCCTTTTGTAGCTCTATAAAAGGAAGCCACCCCTCTGCTAGCAAACCATCCAGATTTCCTCTTTGGCACAACACAAGGCAGCAACAACTAGCTAGAGCTACTCAAAGGCTCCATCACATTTCAAAGTCCTCTTTAAACTTCAAAGCAAAGCAGGCTTAGAGATCCGTGCAAGCACACACATAACCCATTAGAAGAACTTATTTAGAAGGCAGATGGATCGCGTGATGAAGCTGGTGTCGGAGAGAGCGGTGGTGATCTTCACCCTGAGCTCCTGCTGCATGTGCCACACCGTGGCGCGGCTCTTCTGCGACCTGGGTGTCAATGCACTGGTGCACGAGCTAGACCAAGACCCCAGGGGAAAGGAGATGGAGAGAGCTCTCCTCAAGATGCTCGGAAAAGGCCCGTCTGTTCCAGTGGTGTTCATCGGCGGGAAGCTTGTCGGCGGGACAAACAGGGTCATGTCCATGCATCTCAGCGGCGAGCTAGTCCCAATGCTGAGGAATGCAGGTGCCCTCTGGCTATAGAGGAATGCAGGTGCCACTTGGGAAAATAAAATTTTGTCGAAGAGTGTGAACTGTGAAGTACGTATATGTATTTTCTTAGAATAACCTAACTAATGGCCTAGTTAGCGTCGATCGAACAGGTTTTTTCAATCCTGTTCCGGCAATAGCAAGGCTTATAGCTCGCTAGGAGCGAGTTTTACGTACGGGTGATGTTCGTGTTGTAATCCCAGTGCTATTTGTGCACTCAGGTGTACAATCATCGTTTTCAAAGAGCTAGTTGATAAATATAAACAGTTCATTATCAAATGATGCGTGCACATCTTCAATCTACAAATTTTGCAGTTGCATTGCATATTGATCATAGTAGTTTACTATCGTCTCCTGTTTGTTATTTATAATTATTTTCCATCACATATACTACATCGGCACCTCCCCTGATCTGGCAGTGGTGGACTGGTGGTCCAGCTGCTGTTCGGAGGCTGGCTGACGGCTTGGTCGGCGATGCAGCATCATCAACGGCGGCGACGCGAATAGGTATGTGGT
It encodes:
- the LOC119297097 gene encoding putative glutaredoxin-C14 → MDRVMKLVSERAVVIFTLSSCCMCHTVARLFCDLGVNALVHELDQDPRGKEMERALLKMLGKGPSVPVVFIGGKLVGGTNRVMSMHLSGELVPMLRNAGALWL